One Asterias rubens chromosome 1, eAstRub1.3, whole genome shotgun sequence genomic region harbors:
- the LOC117294377 gene encoding neuronal acetylcholine receptor subunit alpha-7-like: MRALLDEPKQQLTVNGWLEMDEPKQQLTVNGWLEMTWKDEYLVWNPDNYDGVNEIFVSESDIWIPKLKLLQNVAFEFLTMDEVELWVTSDGTVQWHAPIMFKIYCAVEVSKFPFDVQYCEASFLSWVYDSAKMNLSRFDNDDDSYNHLFSINGVWSLQKVDSSQESIYYMCCEAPFSRVVYRLTLKRGSMFYVFSMIIPSVILTTISLLVFCMPPESGEKISLGITNLLAFILFQQLISGAMPPQGIVVPVVGF; encoded by the exons atgcgggcgctgttg GATGAACCTAAACAGCAGTTGACAGTGAACGGATGGCTAGAGATG GATGAACCTAAACAGCAGTTGACAGTGAACGGATGGCTAGAGATG ACATGGAAGGACGAATACCTGGTCTGGAACCCTGACAACTACGATGGAGTTAATGAGATTTTCGTATCAGAATCGGACATCTGGATACCCAAACTCAAGTTGCTCCAAAA TGTCGCCTTCGAGTTCTTAACAATGGATGAGGTAGAGCTGTGGGTTACCTCAGATGGAACCGTTCAGTGGCACGCACCCATCATGTTTAAAATATACTGCGCTGTCGAAGTCAGCAAGTTCCCGTTCGATGTTCAGTATTGTGAGGCCTCATTCTTGTCGTGGGTTTACGACTCTGCTAAAATGAATCTCTCCCGTTTCGACAACGATGACGACTCCTATAATCACTTATTCAGCATAAATGGGGTGTGGAGTCTCCAGAAGGTCGATTCGTCTCAAGAATCAATCTATTACATGTGTTGCGAGGCTCCTTTCTCCCGTGTGGTTTACAGGTTGACGTTGAAGAGGGGATCCATGTTCTATGTCTTCAGTATGATTATTCCATCAGTGATTCTTACGACGATTTCCTTGTTGGTATTTTGTATGCCGCCCGAATCCGGGGAGAAGATATCCCTTGGTATTACCAACCTTTTAGCCTTCATCCTCTTTCAGCAGCTCATATCGGGCGCTATGCCCCCACAAGGCATCGTTGTACCCGTAGTCG GGTTTTGA